The following proteins come from a genomic window of Salvia hispanica cultivar TCC Black 2014 chromosome 4, UniMelb_Shisp_WGS_1.0, whole genome shotgun sequence:
- the LOC125223401 gene encoding protein tesmin/TSO1-like CXC 2, whose translation MEDRLDISAKETNREVPEVMDTPERSKNSQISASLAKFEDSPVFTFLNSLSPIKPVKSTHITQTINPLSFASIPSVFTSPHVSSIRESRFLRRHQLSDPSKPEFSSDDGTKHDANKANADATEQMDEQKENGDGGDMAAEPSYDDCSKFVVDFAKDYECASPNTNLRTGCGREDKDMADYGSTSSDLVPLMHEHPQRGEVNSDGVNQNTEAAPCDWEHMLSDTSELLIFESPDVRVSFSKSVDPGASFYTGIKSDMQNLHLISAVDSGEHVVEGNEAEVMSTQPGEGDEVDNAASLNNSDEQVDCEQLGFYRGMRRRCLVFEMGGARRKHFEENSISDSSAWIPSDGNMASNDQKLVLLNRGNESSRRLMPGIGLHLNALATTPKDYNVVNLDSSSSARLLIGPSSVANLHTSNGGQGLLDNILVVATSDRDVDGMEIAVEETCPPSANAANEEINQSSPKKKRRRAEQSGEGESCKRCNCKRSKCLKLYCECFAAGVYCVEPCACIDCFNKPIHEDTVLATRKQIESRNPLAFAPKVIRGSDSPSEIGDDSSKTPASARHKRGCNCKKSGCLKKYCECYQGGVSCSINCRCEGCKNAFGRKDGMEAEAEQEEKEEETDASEKGVQKIAMENDVEQNTESAPPATPLRGGRPSAQLPFSSKKKPPRSSLPSIGSSSSSFIPRQRFGKSSFLPPPPKFETIREDEIPDFLQGEGGSSDGGVQTASPNRKRVSPPHNAGGGMSPGLRSSRKLILESIPSFPSLTPNQ comes from the exons ATGGAGGATAGACTTGACATTTCTGCAAAAGAGACTAACAGAGAAGTGCCTGAGGTGATGGATACTCCGGAGAGGAGCAAGAACAGTCAGATCTCAGCTTCTCTTGCCAAATTTGAG GATTCTCCGGTTTTTACCTTCCTCAACAGTCTTTCCCCTATCAAGCCGGTTAAATCCACACACATCACTCAGACAATCAACCCTCTTAGTTTTGCATCCATTCCATCCGTCTTCACTTCGCCTCATGTTAGCTCTATACGGGAATCCAGGTTTCTCCGAAG GCATCAGCTTTCCGATCCATCAAAACCTGAGTTTTCTTCCGATGACGGGACCAAACATGATGCAAACAAGGCAAATGCAGATGCTACCGAGCAAATGGATGAGCAAAAGGAAAATGGTGATGGTGGTGATATGGCTGCTGAGCCATCTTACGATGATTGCTCCAAGTTTGTGGTGGATTTTGCCAAAGACTATGAATGTGCTAGCCCTAACACCAACTTAAGAACGGGTTGTGGTCGTGAAGACAAAGACATGGCAGATTACGGCTCCACTTCTTCAGACCTTGTGCCGTTAATGCATGAACACCCTCAGAGGGGTGAAGTGAATAGTGACGGGGTGAATCAAAATACAGAAGCTGCGCCCTGTGATTGGGAGCATATGTTATCTGATACGTCTGAGCTGCTGATTTTTGAATCTCCGGATGTTAGAGTTTCTTTCAGCAAATCAGTTGATCCCGGGGCGAGTTTCTATACTGGCATTAAGAGTGACATGCAGAACTTGCACTTAATTAGTGCAGTGGATTCTGGTGAGCATGTTGTCGAAGGAAATGAAGCTGAAGTTATGTCTACTCAGCCCGGAGAAGGAGACGAGGTGGACAATGCTGCATCATTGAACAATTCTGATGAACAAGTGGATTGTGAG CAACTTGGTTTCTACCGTGGTATGAGAAGGCGCTGTCTGGTTTTTGAGATGGGAGGGGCTCGTAGGAAACATTTCGAAGAGAATTCCATCTCTGATTCTTCTGCGTGGATTCCTTCTGATGGTAATATGGCCTCCAATGACCAGAAGCTTGTCCTGTTAAACAGGGGAAACGAGTCTTCACGTCGTCTTATGCCTGGCATTGGCTTGCATCTAAATGCTCTTGCTACAACGCCTAAGGACTATAATGTTGTTAACCTTGATTCTTCATCGTCTGCACGGTTATTGATTGGTCCTAGCTCAGTTGCCAATCTCCACACATCAAATGGCGGTCAAGGACTGCTGGACAACATCTTAGTCGTTGCCACATCTGACAGAGATGTCGATGGCATGGAAATTGCCGTTGAAGAGACCTGCCCACCATCTGCAAACGCAGCAAATGAAGAGATCAATCAGAGCAGTCCAAAGAAAAAGAG ACGTAGGGCTGAACAATCTGGAGAAGGAGAGTCGTGTAAACGATGCAACTGCAAGAGATCAAAATGTCTTAAACT CTACTGTGAATGCTTTGCTGCCGGGGTGTACTGTGTGGAGCCATGTGCTTGTATAGATTGCTTCAATAAACCTATCCATGAAGACACCGTCCTTGCAACGCGCAAGCAAATCGAATCCAGAAATCCTCTCGCCTTTGCTCCCAAAGTGATCAGAGGATCAGATTCGCCATCAGAGATCGGG GATGACTCCAGCAAGACTCCTGCTTCTGCTCGTCATAAGCGAGGATGCAACTGCAAGAAATCGGGCTGCCTAAAGAAATACTGTGAATGCTATCAG GGTGGCGTCAGCTGCTCCATCAACTGCCGATGTGAAGGGTGTAAGAATGCATTTGGTAGAAAAGACG GCATGGAAGCTGAAGCTGAGcaggaagaaaaagaagaagaaacagaCGCGTCTGAGAAGGGCGTGCAGAAGATTGCAATGGAGAACGATGTGGAACAGAACACGGAGTCTGCGCCTCCTGCAACCCCTCTACGGGGAGGAAG GCCATCGGCTCAGCTCCCGTTTTCCTCAAAGAAGAAACCACCACGATCCTCGCTCCCTTCCATTGGCTCCTCCTCCTCGAGCTTCATTCCTAGGCAAAGATTCGGGAAATCGAGCTTCCTCCCGCCACCACCAAAGTTTGAGACCATCAGAGAAGACGAGATCCCTGACTTTCTCCAAGGCGAAGGAGGGTCTTCTGACGGAGGCGTCCAGACTGCCTCGCCTAACCGGAAAAGAGTGTCTCCGCCTCACAATGCAGGTGGCGGCATGTCCCCTGGCCTCAGGAGCAGCCGGAAGCTCATCCTTGAGTCGATACCATCGTTCCCGTCTCTCACTCCGAACCAGTGA
- the LOC125221399 gene encoding sulfate transporter 3.1-like, with product MGNADCEVELQRAEVQMPPTKPFLQTLKSSLKETLFPDDPFKQFNNQPLSRKLVLAFQYFVPILEWAPTYTFQFFKADFIAGITIASLAVPQGISYAGLASLPPVIGLYSSFVPPLIYAMLGSSRDLAVGTVAVPSLLITSMVGKEVNPHENPKLYVQLVFAATFFAGIFQASLGLLRLGLIVDFLSHATIVGFMGGAATVVCLQQLKGILGLVHFTHEADLVSVMKSVFSQIHMWRWESGVLGCCFLFFLFITRYFSKKKAAFFWINALAPLTSVILGSVLVYFTHAEKHGVEIIGHLKQGLNPQSVSEP from the exons ATGGGAAACGCAGACTGCGAAGTTGAGCTGCAGCGTGCGGAGGTACAGATGCCTCCAACCAAGCCCTTTCTCCAAACCCTCAAATCATCTCTCAAAGAAACACTCTTCCCCGATGATCCCTTCAAGCAGTTCAACAACCAGCCTCTCTCCCGCAAGCTCGTGCTCGCATTCCAGTACTTCGTCCCCATCCTCGAGTGGGCCCCCACCTACACCTTCCAATTCTTCAAAGCCGACTTCATCGCTGGGATCACCATTGCTAGCCTTGCAGTCCCTCAGGGCATCAGCTACGCCGGTTTGGCCAGCTTGCCCCCGGTTATAGGCTTAT ATTCGAGCTTTGTTCCACCGTTGATATATGCAATGCTGGGGAGCTCGAGGGATTTGGCTGTCGGGACCGTGGCAGTGCCGTCGCTGCTGATCACATCAATGGTGGGGAAGGAGGTTAATCCTCATGAAAACCCTAAGCTCTATGTGCAGCTGGTTTTTGCTGCAACTTTCTTTGCTGGAATTTTCCAAGCCTCATTAGGCTTGTTaag GCTGGGACTTATTGTGGATTTTCTATCACATGCCACCATTGTGGGATTCATGGGTGGGGCAGCCACAGTTGTGTGTTTGCAGCAACTGAAGGGCATTCTTGGATTAGTACACTTCACTCATGAAGCTGATCTTGTCTCAGTCATGAAATCTGTGTTTTCTCAGATACATATG TGGAGATGGGAGAGTGGAGTGCTAGGATGCTGTTTCCTTTTCTTCCTATTTATCACTAGATACTTT AGCAAGAAAAAAGCTGCATTTTTCTGGATAAATGCTTTGGCTCCTCTCACGTCTGTTATATTGGGGagtgttttggtttattttacaCACGCTGAGAAACATGGTGTGGAAATA ATCGGACATCTGAAGCAGGGGCTGAACCCGCAGTCAGTGTCTGA ACCTTAA